Proteins encoded by one window of Rouxiella chamberiensis:
- the fadL gene encoding long-chain fatty acid transporter FadL: protein MNQKNLFTRSAVAAAMALVSTHVFAAGFQLNEYTAAGLGRSFSGEGAIADSAASGSRNPATMTMFDRPSFSGGAIYVDPDVKLTGNSPVTGRSLDDDNIAPNAWVPNLHFILPVNEQWALGASATSNYGLSTEFENGYPAGPLAGKTDLITENLNLSAAYRLNEHFSFGVGFDAVYAKAKIERNAGELVALQSRGRIPTDTTAAHLNGNAWGYGWNAGILYEVDENNRYGFTYRSKVDIDFDGNYRSDLPVAAGGTGGSTVPGSLTLNLPEMWEVSGYNRVAPKWAVHYSLTYTSWSQFQELKATGSNGNTLFQKDEGYHDVYRIALGTTYYYNDQWTFRTGIAYDDSPVPADNRTISIPDQDRLWLSVGSTYAFNKDASVDLGVSYMHGKSVHISEKVADGVPNYEFDAKGTAMLYGVNFNYAF from the coding sequence ATGAACCAGAAAAACCTGTTTACAAGGTCAGCTGTGGCAGCTGCAATGGCGCTCGTCTCTACTCACGTTTTCGCGGCAGGATTTCAGTTAAACGAATACACGGCAGCCGGACTGGGCCGCTCATTTTCCGGCGAAGGCGCCATCGCCGACTCGGCGGCTTCCGGCAGCCGTAACCCGGCAACCATGACAATGTTCGACCGCCCTTCCTTCTCCGGCGGCGCAATCTATGTCGATCCGGATGTCAAACTCACGGGCAATTCACCGGTTACAGGGCGTAGTCTCGACGACGACAATATCGCCCCCAATGCCTGGGTGCCGAACCTGCACTTCATTTTACCGGTTAACGAACAATGGGCGCTGGGCGCTTCCGCAACCTCCAACTACGGTTTATCGACCGAATTCGAAAACGGTTATCCTGCTGGCCCTCTGGCCGGTAAAACCGACCTGATCACCGAAAACCTCAATCTGAGCGCGGCCTATCGTCTTAACGAACACTTCAGCTTTGGTGTCGGTTTCGATGCGGTTTACGCCAAGGCGAAAATCGAACGCAACGCCGGTGAGCTGGTGGCGCTGCAAAGCCGTGGCAGAATTCCGACTGATACCACCGCCGCGCATTTGAACGGAAACGCATGGGGCTACGGCTGGAACGCCGGTATTCTCTATGAAGTCGATGAGAACAACCGTTACGGCTTCACGTATCGTTCGAAAGTGGATATCGACTTCGACGGCAACTATCGCAGCGATCTGCCGGTGGCGGCGGGCGGCACAGGCGGCAGTACCGTTCCGGGATCCTTGACCCTGAATCTTCCGGAAATGTGGGAAGTGTCGGGCTATAACCGCGTCGCCCCCAAATGGGCCGTGCATTACAGCTTGACCTACACCAGCTGGAGCCAGTTCCAGGAGCTTAAAGCCACCGGCAGCAACGGCAACACGCTATTCCAGAAGGATGAAGGCTATCACGATGTTTATCGCATCGCGCTGGGTACCACCTACTACTATAACGATCAGTGGACATTCCGCACCGGTATCGCCTACGACGATAGCCCGGTTCCTGCCGATAACCGGACAATTTCGATTCCCGATCAGGACCGCCTCTGGCTGAGCGTCGGTAGCACCTACGCATTTAACAAAGATGCGTCGGTCGACCTGGGTGTCTCTTATATGCACGGCAAATCGGTACATATCAGTGAAAAAGTGGCCGACGGCGTACCCAATTACGAGTTCGATGCCAAAGGCACGGCCATGCTGTACGGCGTGAACTTCAACTACGCGTTCTAA
- a CDS encoding DUF2946 family protein, which translates to MSNILVAQGMPMPMMADMTLSPEVPETSEMTMSSEMTLSSAMPQTSEMSTSTDAAKMAAMPMPDHVMPTHPAAASPPASTLTSLSSTSAPANTLSPDEMMGVACGYCVLLMHLPLLVLLAVALIWSLSVVVRPLFSRITPCLLSSPTLTDSQPRAPPASVLFAFI; encoded by the coding sequence GTGTCAAACATACTAGTCGCGCAGGGCATGCCCATGCCCATGATGGCCGACATGACCCTGTCGCCTGAGGTGCCAGAGACATCCGAAATGACCATGTCGTCGGAAATGACCCTGTCGTCGGCGATGCCGCAGACATCCGAAATGTCCACGTCTACGGATGCGGCAAAGATGGCCGCTATGCCGATGCCTGATCATGTTATGCCGACACATCCCGCAGCAGCATCTCCTCCGGCATCGACCTTAACCTCGTTATCATCAACTTCTGCACCGGCCAATACGTTGTCTCCGGATGAGATGATGGGCGTCGCCTGCGGATACTGCGTGCTGCTGATGCATCTGCCATTGCTGGTGTTACTGGCCGTGGCGTTGATCTGGTCACTCTCTGTCGTTGTCCGCCCGCTGTTTTCCCGCATTACGCCTTGCCTGCTTTCTTCGCCAACGTTAACAGATTCTCAACCCCGTGCTCCGCCTGCCTCTGTCCTGTTCGCTTTCATTTAG
- the sixA gene encoding phosphohistidine phosphatase SixA, whose product MQVVIMRHGEAALDAASDSVRPLTDCGCDETVCMASWLNGRSVKIQRVLVSPYLRAQQTLEKVRQGLALPEKVDVLPELTPGGDPAQVAEELQALAKEGVSSVLVVSHLPLVGYLVAELCPGQCPPMFATSAMASVEINADTGCGSLDWQFSPSQVIAKVC is encoded by the coding sequence ATGCAAGTTGTGATTATGCGTCACGGTGAAGCTGCTCTCGATGCAGCTAGTGATTCCGTCAGGCCTCTTACCGATTGTGGTTGTGACGAAACGGTATGTATGGCGTCCTGGTTAAACGGCCGCTCAGTGAAAATTCAGCGCGTACTGGTCAGCCCCTATCTTCGGGCGCAGCAGACGCTGGAAAAAGTCCGTCAGGGCCTCGCGCTTCCCGAAAAGGTTGACGTGTTACCCGAACTGACGCCAGGCGGCGATCCCGCGCAGGTTGCGGAGGAGCTTCAGGCCTTGGCGAAAGAGGGGGTAAGTTCGGTACTGGTGGTGTCTCATTTGCCGTTGGTTGGTTATCTGGTGGCAGAGCTCTGCCCGGGCCAGTGCCCGCCAATGTTTGCAACCTCGGCGATGGCGAGCGTCGAGATCAACGCCGATACCGGCTGTGGCAGCCTGGACTGGCAGTTCAGTCCTTCGCAGGTGATAGCAAAAGTCTGCTGA
- the fadI gene encoding acetyl-CoA C-acyltransferase FadI gives MNKAIPLVTRQGDRIAIVEGLRTPFARQATAFHGIPAVDLGKMVVSELLAKSAIDPSVVEQLVFGQVVQMPEAPNIAREIVLGTGMPVTTDAYSVSRACATSFQAVANIAESIMAGTISVGIAGGADSSSVLPIGVSKALARTLVDVNKARTLSQRLGLFSKLRFRDLLPVPPAVAEYSTGLRMGDTAEQMAKSHGITRQQQDELAHRSHQRAARAWQDGLLASQVMTAHVPPYKEAVEKDNNIRLDSSIEQYAKLRPAFDRRHGTVTAATSTPLTDGAAAVLMMSESRARELGLRPLGYLRSFAFAAIDVQEDMLLGPAYATPIALDRAGLTLEDLDLIDMHEAFAAQTLANMKMFASPQFAREKLGRDAAIGEIDWEKFNVLGGSLAYGHPFAATGARMIVQTLHELRRRGGKLGLTTACAAGGLGAAMILEVAE, from the coding sequence ATGAACAAGGCCATTCCACTGGTTACGCGGCAGGGCGATCGCATCGCAATCGTCGAAGGTTTGCGTACTCCTTTTGCCAGGCAGGCAACCGCGTTCCACGGCATACCCGCAGTCGATTTAGGAAAAATGGTGGTCAGCGAACTGCTGGCAAAAAGCGCAATAGACCCGTCAGTGGTCGAGCAACTGGTATTTGGTCAGGTCGTGCAGATGCCTGAAGCGCCCAATATTGCCCGCGAAATCGTGCTCGGGACCGGTATGCCGGTCACTACAGACGCCTACAGCGTATCCCGCGCCTGCGCGACCAGTTTTCAGGCGGTAGCCAATATCGCCGAGAGTATTATGGCGGGCACTATCAGCGTCGGTATTGCAGGCGGGGCAGATTCTTCCTCCGTGCTCCCCATTGGCGTCAGCAAGGCGCTGGCCCGTACTCTGGTTGATGTCAACAAGGCTCGTACCCTCTCACAACGGCTTGGTCTGTTCAGTAAACTCCGTTTTCGCGACTTGCTGCCCGTGCCTCCTGCGGTTGCCGAATACTCGACCGGGCTGCGTATGGGCGATACCGCCGAACAAATGGCGAAATCGCACGGCATTACCCGTCAGCAGCAGGACGAACTGGCGCATCGCTCCCATCAGCGCGCAGCGCGTGCCTGGCAGGACGGCCTGCTGGCTTCGCAGGTGATGACTGCCCATGTTCCGCCTTATAAAGAGGCGGTGGAAAAAGACAATAATATTCGTCTGGACTCCAGCATCGAACAGTACGCTAAATTGCGTCCCGCGTTTGACCGCAGGCACGGCACTGTCACTGCCGCCACCAGCACGCCGCTGACCGACGGTGCCGCTGCCGTATTGATGATGAGCGAATCGCGCGCGCGCGAACTAGGCCTCAGGCCGCTGGGTTATCTGCGCAGCTTTGCCTTTGCCGCCATCGATGTTCAGGAAGACATGTTGCTGGGTCCGGCCTACGCCACGCCGATCGCGCTGGATCGTGCCGGATTAACGTTGGAGGATCTTGATCTGATCGATATGCATGAAGCCTTTGCCGCCCAGACGCTGGCGAATATGAAAATGTTTGCCAGCCCGCAGTTTGCCCGTGAAAAGCTGGGGCGTGACGCGGCAATCGGGGAAATAGACTGGGAAAAGTTTAACGTTCTTGGCGGTTCGCTGGCTTATGGTCATCCTTTTGCGGCGACCGGTGCGCGCATGATTGTTCAAACCCTGCATGAACTGCGTCGCCGTGGCGGCAAGCTCGGATTAACCACCGCCTGTGCCGCCGGCGGGCTTGGCGCCGCCATGATTCTGGAGGTGGCAGAATGA
- the mepA gene encoding penicillin-insensitive murein endopeptidase, which produces MRIKIGLAGLLALAVSIPSLAATPWQRITQPVAGVPQAVGSYANGCQIGAKPLPIDSPDYQVMRTDQRRFYGQPDLLTFIKRLSAEANREDLGTVLIGDMAMPAGGRFSSGHASHQSGLDVDIWLQMPRKRWTAQQLLKPQPIDLVSRDGKSVVKSQWQPQIETLIKLAAQDTDVVRIFVNPAIKQQLCLDAGSDREWLHKVRPWFGHRAHMHVRLRCPVGDHNCESQAPPPPGDGCGAELQSWFLPPKPGSGVPVKKEPPPLPAVCQSLLDNHVGQL; this is translated from the coding sequence ATGCGGATAAAAATCGGTTTGGCCGGTTTACTGGCGTTAGCAGTGTCGATTCCCTCGCTGGCGGCAACGCCGTGGCAGCGTATTACTCAGCCTGTTGCCGGTGTGCCGCAGGCCGTGGGCAGCTATGCCAACGGTTGCCAGATTGGCGCAAAGCCGTTGCCTATCGACTCGCCCGATTATCAGGTGATGCGAACCGATCAGCGCCGCTTCTATGGTCAGCCCGATCTCCTCACGTTTATCAAACGATTGTCGGCCGAAGCCAATCGCGAAGACCTGGGCACCGTGCTGATTGGCGATATGGCGATGCCTGCGGGCGGGCGCTTTAGCAGCGGTCATGCCAGTCATCAGTCCGGTCTGGATGTCGATATCTGGCTGCAAATGCCGCGCAAACGCTGGACAGCGCAGCAGTTGCTAAAACCTCAGCCTATCGATTTAGTCAGTCGCGACGGCAAAAGCGTGGTCAAAAGTCAGTGGCAGCCGCAAATCGAAACGCTGATCAAACTTGCGGCGCAGGACACCGATGTGGTGCGTATTTTCGTCAATCCGGCGATAAAACAGCAGCTATGCCTCGATGCCGGCAGCGATCGCGAATGGCTGCACAAGGTCAGGCCGTGGTTTGGACATCGCGCCCATATGCACGTACGTCTGCGTTGTCCGGTCGGTGATCACAACTGTGAAAGCCAGGCACCGCCGCCTCCGGGCGATGGTTGCGGCGCCGAACTGCAAAGCTGGTTCCTGCCGCCAAAACCTGGCAGCGGTGTTCCCGTGAAAAAAGAGCCGCCGCCGTTACCGGCCGTATGCCAGTCGTTGCTTGATAACCACGTCGGTCAGCTGTAA
- a CDS encoding PepSY-associated TM helix domain-containing protein, which produces MNHTQGPMATTVEPSAKAAALALLKRIHFYIGLFVGPFIFIAALTGVLYVATPQIENKIYAEQLFTSSRGDVQPLSRQIDAARAVMGEQARIYAIRPAPSEGETTRVQFSRSGLGASESRAVFIDPVTLDVKGDLTVYGTSGVLPFRTWLDNLHRGLLLGDIGRNYSELAASWLWVAALGGILLWAFTRTGHKSARSISKQGAQQRRGRLWHTSLGLILLVGLLFFSATGLTWSQWAGNNIGILRADMGWLTPAVSTQLGEDKEPQPADEHAEHHASSMSDMDMSEMKMPDMPDSVMSGMHHSPVSSSIQVDAVTFDGVVAAARHAGIHAAKIEIRPAYQAEKAWTVSEIDRSWPTRVDAVSVDPATLRIVDHVYFAQFPLLAKLTRWGVDAHMGVLFGAANQLLLIFFGLGTCALIGWGYLLWWQRRPKMAGQRSPAATLIQTWRALPILMRWSFLALVVALAFSLPVMGVSLLLFLLVDLLRWLHQSRTREARQITSAAK; this is translated from the coding sequence ATGAATCACACCCAAGGCCCTATGGCGACGACAGTCGAGCCGAGCGCCAAAGCGGCCGCACTGGCGCTCCTAAAACGTATCCATTTCTATATCGGACTTTTTGTCGGCCCGTTTATCTTTATTGCCGCCCTGACGGGGGTGCTGTATGTGGCTACCCCGCAAATTGAAAATAAAATCTATGCCGAACAGCTTTTTACTTCCTCACGTGGCGACGTTCAGCCACTTTCTCGACAAATAGACGCGGCGAGAGCGGTCATGGGAGAACAGGCCCGCATCTATGCGATTCGCCCGGCGCCCTCGGAGGGCGAAACGACCCGCGTACAGTTTTCTCGGAGCGGGTTAGGCGCATCCGAAAGCCGCGCCGTGTTTATCGACCCCGTAACTCTTGACGTGAAAGGCGACTTAACTGTTTATGGCACCAGCGGTGTGCTGCCGTTTCGCACCTGGCTCGACAATTTGCATCGCGGCTTGCTGCTGGGCGACATTGGCCGCAACTACAGCGAGCTTGCCGCTTCCTGGCTCTGGGTCGCTGCGCTGGGCGGCATATTGCTCTGGGCCTTCACACGAACAGGGCATAAAAGCGCACGCAGTATCAGCAAGCAGGGCGCACAGCAGCGTCGCGGGCGTTTATGGCATACTTCGCTGGGTCTGATACTGCTTGTCGGTCTGCTGTTCTTCTCTGCAACCGGCCTGACCTGGTCGCAGTGGGCCGGCAATAATATCGGCATCTTGCGCGCCGACATGGGGTGGCTAACCCCGGCCGTCTCCACCCAGTTGGGAGAGGACAAGGAGCCGCAACCTGCCGATGAACATGCCGAGCACCACGCGTCGTCCATGTCCGATATGGACATGTCCGAGATGAAAATGCCCGATATGCCGGATAGCGTCATGAGCGGCATGCATCATTCACCTGTCTCCAGCAGCATTCAGGTTGATGCCGTAACCTTTGACGGCGTTGTTGCCGCTGCACGCCATGCCGGTATTCATGCGGCCAAAATTGAAATCCGCCCCGCCTATCAGGCCGAAAAAGCCTGGACAGTCAGCGAAATCGACCGCAGCTGGCCTACGCGGGTGGATGCCGTCTCCGTTGATCCCGCGACACTTCGCATTGTCGACCACGTCTATTTTGCGCAATTTCCGCTCCTCGCCAAGCTCACGCGCTGGGGCGTCGATGCCCATATGGGCGTACTGTTTGGTGCAGCGAATCAGTTGCTGCTGATTTTCTTCGGACTCGGGACCTGCGCGCTCATTGGCTGGGGTTATCTGCTTTGGTGGCAGCGTCGGCCAAAAATGGCGGGTCAGCGAAGTCCTGCCGCGACGTTGATTCAAACCTGGCGTGCGCTACCTATCCTTATGCGCTGGAGCTTTTTGGCGCTGGTGGTTGCTCTGGCGTTCAGTCTGCCGGTAATGGGCGTAAGCCTGCTTCTGTTCCTGCTGGTAGACCTGCTGCGCTGGCTGCATCAATCCCGAACGCGTGAGGCGCGGCAGATTACCTCTGCGGCAAAATAA
- the fabB gene encoding beta-ketoacyl-ACP synthase I, producing the protein MKRAVITGLGIISSIGNDKQEVLESLKAGRSGITYSKEFEDAGMKCKVWGNVKLDTAGLIDRKIVRFMSDASIYAYLSMEQAIADSGLTPEMVSNERTGLIAGSGGGSPRNQVAGSDAMRATGLKGVGPFMVTKAMASGVSACLATPFKIRGVNYSISSACATSAHCIGNAYEMIQLGKQDVVFAGGGEELCWEMACEFDAMGAMSRKYNDTPEKASRTYDTERDGFVIAGGGGMVVVEELEHALARGAHIYAEIVGYGATSDGADMVAPSGEGAMRCMKMAMQGVDTPIDYLNVHGTSTPIGDVKELGAVREVFGENTPAISSTKAMTGHSLGAAGVQEAIYTLLMAENNFIAPSINVENLDEAAKGVNIITEKTDREPTTVMSNSFGFGGTNATLVMRKLPNDR; encoded by the coding sequence ATGAAACGTGCTGTGATTACTGGCCTGGGCATTATCTCGAGCATCGGTAACGACAAGCAGGAAGTTCTTGAGTCGCTGAAAGCAGGCCGCTCCGGGATCACCTACTCTAAAGAATTTGAAGATGCCGGGATGAAATGCAAAGTCTGGGGCAATGTGAAACTAGACACAGCTGGTCTAATCGATCGCAAAATTGTGCGTTTCATGAGTGATGCTTCTATTTATGCTTATCTGTCTATGGAACAGGCGATTGCCGATTCCGGTCTGACGCCTGAAATGGTTTCCAACGAACGCACCGGTCTGATTGCAGGTTCCGGCGGCGGTTCACCACGCAACCAGGTTGCGGGTTCCGATGCCATGCGTGCGACCGGCCTCAAAGGCGTGGGTCCATTTATGGTGACCAAGGCGATGGCTTCCGGCGTTTCTGCCTGCCTCGCAACCCCGTTCAAAATCCGTGGCGTAAACTACTCCATCAGCTCTGCCTGCGCGACCTCTGCACACTGCATTGGTAACGCCTACGAAATGATTCAGCTGGGCAAGCAGGATGTTGTTTTCGCGGGCGGCGGTGAAGAACTGTGCTGGGAAATGGCCTGCGAGTTCGACGCAATGGGCGCAATGTCACGTAAATACAATGACACCCCTGAAAAAGCATCCCGTACCTACGACACCGAGCGCGATGGTTTCGTTATCGCAGGCGGCGGCGGTATGGTTGTTGTTGAAGAGCTGGAACATGCTCTGGCACGTGGTGCGCATATCTATGCAGAAATCGTGGGTTACGGCGCAACGTCTGACGGTGCCGACATGGTTGCTCCATCCGGCGAAGGCGCAATGCGTTGTATGAAGATGGCGATGCAGGGCGTTGATACCCCGATCGACTACCTGAACGTACACGGTACTTCTACCCCAATCGGCGACGTGAAAGAGCTGGGCGCGGTGCGTGAAGTGTTCGGCGAAAACACGCCGGCAATCTCTTCCACCAAAGCCATGACCGGTCACTCTCTGGGTGCCGCAGGCGTGCAGGAAGCGATTTACACCTTGCTGATGGCCGAGAACAACTTTATTGCGCCGAGCATCAACGTTGAAAACCTCGACGAAGCGGCAAAAGGCGTTAACATCATTACCGAGAAAACCGACCGCGAACCGACAACCGTCATGTCCAACAGCTTCGGTTTCGGCGGCACCAACGCCACTCTGGTAATGCGTAAGCTGCCAAACGACCGTTAA
- a CDS encoding YfcZ/YiiS family protein has translation MSGINSESDLSRGAKRAVSHLSPALDFIEENEACCRVEIGTVIDNSDCTATYQKLFATREDAVAAFKLLTACARKAESEPCVITRRFDEVEGGVELIADFSFCCQIESINFQLALR, from the coding sequence ATGTCAGGCATAAACAGCGAATCAGATCTGTCTCGTGGCGCTAAACGCGCTGTCTCGCACCTTTCACCCGCTTTAGATTTCATAGAAGAAAACGAAGCCTGCTGCCGGGTTGAAATCGGTACGGTTATCGATAATTCGGATTGCACGGCCACTTACCAGAAGCTGTTTGCCACTCGCGAAGACGCGGTCGCGGCCTTCAAACTGCTGACGGCATGTGCCCGCAAAGCCGAATCGGAACCCTGCGTAATAACCCGTCGCTTCGACGAAGTGGAAGGCGGCGTCGAACTGATTGCCGATTTCTCTTTCTGCTGCCAGATTGAGTCGATCAACTTCCAGCTTGCCCTGCGTTAA
- a CDS encoding YfcL family protein, with protein sequence MIAEFEGRIFALIEDMVESASDDELFASGYLQGHLTVSVADAEANGENTSEQLKARVQNSLDKAIQAGELSPRDQVLVLGMWENLYQKALPETER encoded by the coding sequence ATGATCGCAGAATTTGAAGGGCGTATTTTCGCGCTTATTGAAGATATGGTTGAAAGTGCCAGCGACGATGAGCTGTTTGCCAGCGGTTATCTGCAAGGGCATTTAACGGTATCGGTGGCCGATGCCGAAGCCAACGGCGAGAACACGTCCGAGCAATTGAAAGCGCGTGTACAGAATAGTCTCGACAAGGCGATTCAGGCCGGAGAACTCTCTCCGCGCGATCAGGTTCTGGTGCTCGGCATGTGGGAAAACCTTTATCAGAAAGCTCTGCCTGAAACCGAGCGCTGA
- a CDS encoding elongation factor P hydroxylase, which produces MSAIISELPENHHYQQLIDIFDGCFSQDYNTRLIRGDDEPIYLPADEQEDYNRIVFAHGYYASALHEISHWCVAGAQRRKLVDFGYWYCPDGRDAQTQGEFEKVEIKPQSYEWMFCVAAGFNFNVSCDNLSGDCEPDRIGFQRKVREAVLDTLAKGLPERPARFINALQAYYHTAPLSAESFPAPQDL; this is translated from the coding sequence ATGTCAGCCATTATTTCAGAGTTACCAGAAAATCATCATTATCAGCAGCTTATCGATATTTTCGATGGCTGCTTCAGTCAAGATTACAACACCCGGCTTATCCGAGGTGATGATGAGCCAATCTATCTTCCTGCCGATGAACAGGAAGATTACAACCGCATCGTGTTTGCCCACGGCTATTACGCCAGCGCACTGCACGAAATTTCGCACTGGTGTGTGGCGGGTGCACAAAGACGTAAACTGGTGGATTTCGGCTACTGGTATTGCCCAGACGGCCGCGACGCGCAGACACAGGGCGAATTTGAAAAAGTTGAAATCAAGCCGCAGTCTTACGAGTGGATGTTCTGCGTCGCTGCGGGCTTTAACTTTAATGTCAGCTGTGACAATCTGAGCGGCGATTGTGAACCCGACAGAATCGGGTTTCAGCGCAAGGTGCGGGAAGCGGTGTTGGACACGCTGGCGAAAGGGTTGCCTGAACGCCCGGCGCGTTTCATCAATGCCCTGCAAGCCTACTATCATACGGCCCCGTTGAGTGCAGAGTCTTTTCCTGCTCCACAGGACCTTTGA
- the aroC gene encoding chorismate synthase: MAGNSIGQFFRVTTFGESHGVALGCIIDGVPPGIPLTEADLQHDLDRRRPGTSRYTTQRREADEVKILSGVFDGVTTGTSIGLIIQNTDQRSQDYSAIKDVFRPGHADYTYEQKYGTRDYRGGGRSSARETAMRVAAGAVAKKYLAQKFGVQVRGYLAQMGDVTCDLKDWDFVETNPFFCGDESKIEALDALMRELKKAGDSIGAKITVVAENVPTGLGEPVFDRLDADLAHALMSINAVKGVEIGDGFAVVNKRGSENRDEITPQGFESNHAGGILGGISSGQPIVAHMALKPTSSITVPGRTINREGEQVEMITKGRHDPCVGIRAVPIAEAMMAIVLMDHLLRQRAQCGDVNSSVPRW; this comes from the coding sequence ATGGCAGGGAACAGTATTGGACAATTCTTTCGCGTCACTACGTTTGGTGAATCCCACGGGGTCGCGCTTGGATGTATTATCGATGGCGTGCCGCCGGGCATTCCACTGACCGAGGCTGATCTGCAGCACGATCTCGATCGTCGCCGTCCCGGCACGTCGCGCTATACCACCCAGCGTCGTGAAGCCGATGAAGTAAAAATCCTCTCCGGCGTCTTCGACGGCGTGACGACGGGTACCAGCATTGGTCTGATAATTCAGAATACCGATCAGCGTTCGCAGGATTACAGCGCGATTAAAGACGTATTCCGTCCGGGTCACGCCGATTACACCTACGAACAAAAGTACGGCACTCGCGACTATCGTGGCGGAGGCCGTTCTTCTGCCCGTGAAACCGCAATGCGCGTGGCGGCGGGTGCGGTCGCGAAGAAATATCTGGCACAGAAGTTCGGTGTTCAGGTGCGCGGCTATCTGGCTCAGATGGGTGATGTTACCTGTGATCTCAAAGACTGGGATTTCGTTGAAACCAACCCGTTTTTCTGCGGCGACGAGAGCAAAATCGAGGCGCTGGATGCCCTGATGCGCGAGCTGAAAAAAGCCGGCGATTCAATCGGTGCCAAAATTACCGTCGTGGCAGAAAACGTGCCGACCGGTCTTGGCGAGCCTGTGTTTGACCGTCTGGATGCCGACCTGGCCCATGCGCTGATGAGCATCAATGCCGTTAAAGGCGTCGAAATTGGTGACGGGTTTGCGGTTGTTAACAAGCGCGGCAGCGAAAACCGTGACGAAATCACGCCGCAAGGTTTCGAAAGCAACCACGCAGGCGGCATTCTGGGCGGTATCAGCAGCGGACAGCCGATTGTGGCGCACATGGCGCTGAAACCAACTTCCAGCATTACCGTGCCCGGCCGTACCATCAATCGCGAAGGCGAGCAGGTCGAGATGATAACCAAGGGACGTCATGACCCTTGCGTGGGTATTCGCGCCGTGCCGATTGCCGAAGCGATGATGGCCATCGTACTGATGGACCACCTGCTGCGCCAGCGCGCCCAGTGTGGCGACGTCAATTCCAGCGTGCCCCGCTGGTAA
- the smrB gene encoding endonuclease SmrB, translating into MKKKYSLSKEELALFREAVPGTKRLKNDTILHKPERKPQVVSSPKRLLQEQVDASYYFSDEFQPMLDDEGPVRHVRPDVSHFELKKLRRGDYSPELFLDLHGLTQKEAKQELGALIAACRREHVHCACVMHGHGKHILKQQTPLWLAQHPDVEAFHQAPRELGGNAALLVLIELDDKTLEQ; encoded by the coding sequence ATGAAGAAAAAATACTCGCTGAGTAAGGAAGAACTGGCGCTGTTTCGTGAGGCGGTGCCCGGCACCAAGCGGCTGAAGAACGATACGATTTTGCATAAACCTGAACGAAAACCGCAGGTGGTGTCGTCGCCTAAACGTCTGTTACAGGAACAGGTCGATGCCAGCTACTATTTTTCGGACGAGTTTCAGCCGATGCTGGACGATGAGGGGCCTGTGCGCCACGTGCGGCCAGACGTCAGTCATTTTGAATTGAAAAAACTGCGCCGCGGTGATTACTCCCCGGAGCTGTTTCTTGATCTTCACGGGTTAACGCAGAAAGAGGCCAAACAGGAACTCGGCGCGCTGATTGCCGCCTGTCGCAGAGAACACGTGCACTGCGCCTGTGTGATGCATGGGCATGGCAAGCACATCCTCAAGCAGCAAACGCCGCTGTGGCTGGCGCAACATCCCGATGTCGAAGCTTTTCACCAGGCACCGCGTGAACTGGGCGGTAATGCCGCATTGCTGGTACTGATTGAACTGGATGACAAGACGTTGGAACAGTAG